TTGCGTTCACCTATGTTTGCTTTTGATGAGGATGACTTGGCTCGTCTAGCTCTGCAAAATCTACCAGATCAACACAAACAAAATCTTTATGAAAAGATGGAGAATGCCAGAAATGGCCAAGGCCAGCAAGTTCAGTTGATCACAGAAGCATTGTCTGCCAAATTGGATGCTTTCTTTGAAACTTTTCTCAGTTGGCGTGAGTTTAGTCTCTTAAATTCGCTCTATGATTTGATTTGGAAAATTTATAATGATAAGTTTTACTATGATTATGTGGGAAGTTTACCAAAATCTGAACAGCGCCAAGCCAATCTTTATGCTCTAGCCCTGCGTGCCGATAACTTTGAGAAAACAGGTTTTAAGGGGTTGTCGCGCTTCATTCGCATGATTGACAAAATTCTAGAAAATCAAAATGACTTGGCTGATGTTGAAGTCGCTTTACCTAAAAATGCAGTGACGCTGATGACGATTCATAAGAGTAAGGGATTGGAATTTAAATATGTCTTTGTTCTTAATATTGATAAAAAATTTAGCATTCAAGATATGACATCACCCTTAATCTTATCGCGGCAAAACGGTGTTGGTATCAAGTATATTGCTGATATGAAAGAAGAACTAGAGGAAAAATTATTGCCAACAGTTAAAGTCAGCATGGATACTCTTCCTTATCAACTGAATAAGCGTGAGCTTCGTCTGGCAACCCTATCTGAACAAATGCGATTGCTTTATGTTGCCATGACACGATCTGAAAAGAAACTTTACTTGGTCGGAAAAGGCAGTCAGGAAAAATTAGGGGATCAGTATGATGGCAAATCAGAAAACAATCATTTGCCAGTAGCTGATCGTGAACACTATTTGACTTTTCAGGATTGGCTTTTGGCGATTGAAGCTGCTTATGCTGCCGATGAACTTCATTTTAAAACAAGTTTTATAACGGATGAAGACTTAACAGAAGATAAAATGGGAAGTTTAGAAGCAGAGCAGGCTTATGATGCGGATAATCTTAAGGATAATCGGCAATCAGATAATATTGCGCGTGCTTTAGATATGTTAGAAGCAGTTGAAAAATTAAATCAGCACTATAAGGCTGCTATCCATTTACCAACTGTTCGTACGCCAAGTCAGATCAAAAAATTTTATGAGCCTGTTATGGAAACAGAAGGTGTAGAGGTGATGCAAACTTCCTATCAGACTAAACCAAAGTTTGAGCTGCCTCAATTTTCAAAAAAGGCGAACCAAGATCCAACAGCTCTTGGTTCAAGTGTTCATGAACTTATGCAGCGGCTTCATTTGAGTGAACAGGTTAGTCTTGAAGATATTTTAACTGCTCTGGCAGAACTATCTGTAGAAGAAAATGTTAAAAAAGCTATTCAGGTTGATAAGATTTTGCATTTCTTCCAGACCAGCCAACTGGGGAAACTCATTCAAGCAAATGCTGACAAGGTCTATCGTGAAGCACCCTTTGCTATGCTGCAAGCGGATCCTGCAAGCGGAGAAGACTATGTCGTGCGGGGGATTATTGACGGTTACATTCTTTTTGATAATCGGATTGTCCTCTTTGATTATAAAACAGATAAATTCACTAATAGTCAAGCTATTAAAGAGCGTTACCGAGGTCAGATGACACTTTATGCTCAAGCTTTGAGCCAATCCTATAATATCCAACAAGTAGACAGTTATTTAATTCTATTAGGCGGTGAAAAATTAGAAGTTGTGGAAATTTAATAGCAGACATATTCCAAAAAAGAGTAGTCTAATGAAAAGAACCACTTATAATGGACAGTATAAAAAAGTTATACACTGTTCTTATCAGGAGGTTCTTTTCATAAATACTCTTTTTTATTTATGAAAAGAACTGTTATTTAAACGTAATGTTTGTTTTATGTTTGAATATCGAAAAAAATTTAAAAATATTATATAATAGAAGAAAAGAAGGAAAAGAGGTATTTATGAAGAAGGAAGAACGATTAGAAGAAATCACAAAACTCATTAATAAGCGAGGAACCATTCGGGTTACTGAAGTTGTGGAACGATTAAAGGTATCAGACATGACTGTCCGTCGCGATTTAACTGAATTGGAAGGCTTGGGAGTATTAACACGTATTCACGGTGGGGCTAGAAGCAATAATATTTTTCAATATAAAGAAATGTCCCATGAAGAAAAACATTCTCGACAAATAGAAGAAAAGCACTATATTGCACAAAAGGCTGCCGAGTTAGTAGAAGAAGGAGATACGATCTTTTTAGGACCGGGAACAACTGTAGAACTGCTGGCTGAAGAGATTAATAAGACAACTTTGCAAGTCATCACCAATTGTCTTCCTGTTTTTCAGATCTTATCGCAAAAGCAATCAGAGACGTTTAGAGTCCATTTATTGGGCGGCGAAATGAGAAGTATCACTCAGTCTTTTATTGGAGAAATAACAAATATCGTTTTAGAAAAAATGCATTTTTCTAAAATGTTTTTCAGCGGCAATGGTGTCAAAGGAAATGAAGTGATGACATCAAGTTTCCAAGAAGCTTATACTCAGAAGATGGCTTTAGGAAGGGCAATTGAAAAATATTTACTGATTGACTCTTCAAAGATTGGAAAAGAAGATTTTACGTCATTTTATCAGCTATCACAATTGACAGCTCTGATTACAGATTGTCAAGATGACGATAAGCTTCAAAAACTGAGCAAATATACTGAGATTATTAACTAAATCGTTAGATAACAAAAAGTGATCAGAAAAATAAGATAATCAAAGAGAGCGAGAGAAGACCTTCAAGATTGTTTAGCAATCATAGCGGTCTGACTCGGACTCTTATTTTTTTGCGTAAAAACACTCAAACTTCAAACAAAAATTATATTTTATCAACAGAAAAAGGAAATATTTTTTAAATAATACCAAAAATGTTTAAAAAATAAACAAAAATGTGTTGATTTTTTAAACAAGTTATAGTATATTATAACTAAAGAAAAACGAAAACGCTTTTCTGACTAAAAAATCATTTCAAGGAGAATGACTATGGCAATTATT
This region of Streptococcus mutans genomic DNA includes:
- the lacR gene encoding transcriptional regulator LacR, translated to MKKEERLEEITKLINKRGTIRVTEVVERLKVSDMTVRRDLTELEGLGVLTRIHGGARSNNIFQYKEMSHEEKHSRQIEEKHYIAQKAAELVEEGDTIFLGPGTTVELLAEEINKTTLQVITNCLPVFQILSQKQSETFRVHLLGGEMRSITQSFIGEITNIVLEKMHFSKMFFSGNGVKGNEVMTSSFQEAYTQKMALGRAIEKYLLIDSSKIGKEDFTSFYQLSQLTALITDCQDDDKLQKLSKYTEIIN